One genomic window of Pseudanabaenaceae cyanobacterium SKYG29 includes the following:
- the recJ gene encoding single-stranded-DNA-specific exonuclease RecJ produces MAKAPPPQRWLIYPPDPEGAAILARELGVSPLLAQLLINRGVAEIGQEFLYPDPDRLPHPVTEFQRLAETVPPEARSVVAGSFAYSLERLRHAIGKGEKIAICGDYDVDGMTSTALLLRTLRELGGIAEYAIPSRMQEGYGINERIVREFAARGVGVIITVDNGIAAQQPIELARELGMTVIVTDHHDIPPTLPPASALLNPKFLHPSSPYRSMAGVGVAYLLGLELATMLGKREKLQNSLLELFTLGTIADVAELTGVNRPLVKKGLQLLPQSQIVGVQALMAKAGINPQQALRPEAIGFQLGPRINAVGRIGDPQVVIDLLTTEDWWEAEAKATICEEQNQKRQQLCEQIEQEAVAHIEQQIASGAWNLQADKVIVIVDREISPETHWHHGVIGIVASRLVERYGAPVFIGSVEREKQEVRFSVRSIPEFHVSQSLEFIADIRGKGGGHKVAGGFSLPLAHLPILKNRLTEFAHQTGVLPEHIQPFVQVDSMIHLTDLSLSHLTEMELLQPCGVGNPDPLFCTRAVKVVQQSTFGKEDNHLKLILDRGDGRKITAVAWRWQEYHPVAEEVDIVFSAKVKSYGEEQAIELELKGLRNFRLTYKQPPRLTGQYQWQDVRDFQKKVPSLLVYGYNRPQNKFEPWTEQIFYDRPQGKCTAILFWTLPPSLDHLRWLVWVAQPQYIYLAGHVPPLPGLGELRQKIADHLPDWDLLVTSQKWWVSPRAIVAGLRELGYRCPDFPPTQTLAAELQQLANWYKLSPAELSRQFTSP; encoded by the coding sequence GTGGCTAAGGCTCCCCCCCCGCAGCGGTGGCTAATTTATCCCCCTGACCCAGAGGGAGCAGCAATTTTAGCGAGGGAATTGGGTGTTTCTCCCCTGTTGGCACAATTACTGATCAATCGCGGGGTGGCAGAGATAGGGCAAGAATTTTTGTACCCCGACCCCGATCGCCTACCTCACCCTGTGACGGAATTTCAACGCCTGGCAGAGACAGTGCCCCCCGAAGCACGGTCAGTGGTGGCAGGGAGTTTTGCCTATAGCCTCGAGCGGTTACGCCACGCCATTGGCAAGGGGGAAAAGATTGCCATCTGTGGGGATTACGATGTGGATGGCATGACCAGCACGGCTTTGCTGCTAAGGACATTGCGGGAGTTGGGGGGCATAGCGGAGTACGCCATTCCCAGTCGCATGCAGGAGGGTTACGGCATTAACGAGCGGATTGTCCGTGAATTTGCCGCTAGGGGGGTAGGGGTGATTATCACCGTTGACAACGGCATTGCTGCCCAGCAACCGATCGAGTTAGCCCGGGAATTGGGCATGACTGTCATTGTGACCGACCACCACGATATTCCCCCCACACTGCCCCCTGCCTCTGCCCTGCTCAATCCCAAGTTTTTGCATCCTAGTTCCCCCTACAGGAGTATGGCGGGGGTAGGAGTTGCCTACCTGCTGGGGTTGGAATTGGCGACTATGCTTGGCAAGCGGGAAAAATTACAGAATTCCCTTTTAGAACTGTTCACTCTAGGTACGATCGCTGATGTGGCTGAACTGACGGGAGTCAACCGTCCGCTGGTGAAAAAGGGTCTGCAACTATTACCCCAGTCGCAAATTGTCGGTGTGCAGGCACTCATGGCTAAGGCAGGCATCAATCCCCAGCAAGCTCTGCGCCCAGAAGCGATCGGGTTTCAGCTAGGGCCCAGAATCAACGCGGTGGGTAGAATTGGTGACCCCCAGGTAGTAATTGATCTCTTAACAACAGAAGACTGGTGGGAAGCAGAAGCAAAAGCCACGATTTGTGAAGAACAGAATCAAAAAAGACAGCAGCTCTGCGAACAAATAGAACAGGAAGCGGTCGCTCACATTGAACAACAGATAGCTAGCGGCGCTTGGAACCTCCAGGCAGATAAAGTGATTGTGATTGTCGATCGGGAAATCAGTCCAGAAACCCATTGGCATCACGGTGTAATCGGCATTGTAGCATCGCGGCTAGTGGAAAGATATGGGGCACCCGTATTTATCGGCAGTGTGGAGAGGGAAAAGCAAGAAGTCCGTTTCTCTGTCAGAAGCATTCCTGAATTTCATGTCTCCCAGTCCTTAGAATTCATCGCCGACATTAGGGGTAAAGGTGGCGGACACAAAGTTGCAGGAGGGTTTTCTCTCCCCTTAGCGCATCTGCCGATTTTGAAGAATAGACTGACAGAGTTTGCTCATCAGACGGGGGTGTTACCAGAGCACATTCAGCCCTTTGTACAGGTGGATAGTATGATTCATTTGACTGATTTGTCTTTATCCCATCTAACAGAGATGGAACTCCTCCAACCCTGTGGTGTGGGCAATCCTGACCCCCTCTTTTGCACCAGAGCTGTAAAAGTAGTACAACAGAGCACCTTTGGTAAAGAAGATAACCATCTCAAGTTAATCCTCGATCGGGGGGACGGCAGAAAGATAACGGCTGTTGCTTGGCGGTGGCAGGAATATCATCCGGTGGCAGAGGAAGTAGATATAGTCTTTAGTGCCAAGGTGAAAAGCTATGGGGAGGAACAGGCGATCGAGTTAGAACTAAAAGGATTGCGCAACTTTCGTCTTACCTACAAACAGCCGCCCCGCCTAACTGGTCAATATCAGTGGCAGGATGTGCGAGATTTCCAGAAAAAGGTACCTTCTTTGCTAGTGTATGGTTACAACAGACCGCAAAACAAGTTTGAGCCATGGACGGAGCAAATTTTCTACGATCGTCCCCAGGGCAAGTGTACAGCCATCCTGTTTTGGACTTTACCCCCTTCCCTTGACCATCTGCGGTGGTTGGTGTGGGTAGCGCAGCCCCAGTACATTTACCTAGCTGGTCATGTTCCCCCTCTCCCTGGACTAGGGGAGCTAAGACAAAAGATTGCCGACCATCTACCCGACTGGGATTTACTAGTTACCAGTCAGAAGTGGTGGGTCAGTCCCAGGGCGATCGTGGCAGGGTTGCGGGAGTTAGGTTATCGCTGCCCTGATTTTCCCCCCACCCAAACTCTTGCAGCAGAACTACAACAGTTGGCAAATTGGTACAAACTATCTCCCGCCGAACTAAGCCGCCAATTCACATCCCCCTGA
- a CDS encoding thioredoxin domain-containing protein: MVQAQKFTNLVLAITTIVLATLLFLGIQTKNQDVSLPAVVRHSTPWAEAQQNQLPTVVEFYADWCTTCQSMAGDTRALQQEFSGQVNFVMLDVDNNRWLPEIRRFQVDGIPHFVFLDRTKAVVGEAIGFVPKEVMVANITALLRGEKLPHAKLISEQRTFFSSPLAPDPTQPRSHS; the protein is encoded by the coding sequence ATGGTTCAAGCGCAGAAGTTCACTAACTTGGTATTGGCAATTACCACGATCGTTTTAGCCACCCTTCTCTTTCTGGGTATACAGACAAAGAATCAGGATGTTTCCCTCCCAGCGGTAGTCAGACACAGCACACCCTGGGCCGAGGCACAGCAAAACCAGCTGCCTACGGTAGTTGAGTTTTATGCCGATTGGTGTACTACCTGTCAAAGCATGGCAGGGGACACCCGCGCTCTGCAACAGGAATTCAGCGGTCAAGTGAACTTCGTCATGCTTGATGTAGACAATAACCGCTGGCTCCCCGAAATTCGCCGCTTCCAGGTTGATGGTATTCCCCATTTTGTCTTTTTAGACCGCACCAAGGCAGTGGTAGGAGAGGCGATCGGGTTTGTCCCCAAGGAAGTTATGGTAGCTAATATTACCGCTTTGTTACGGGGGGAAAAGTTACCCCATGCCAAACTGATCAGTGAACAAAGGACGTTTTTTAGCAGTCCGCTAGCGCCCGACCCCACTCAACCCCGCAGTCACAGTTAG
- the dxs gene encoding 1-deoxy-D-xylulose-5-phosphate synthase, which yields MHLHEITHPNQLRSLSVSQLELIAQEIRDKHLKTVAATGGHLGPGLGVVELTLALYHTLDLDRDKVIWDVGHQAYPHKLVTGRYDRFHTLRQKGGIAGYLKRCESKFDHFGAGHASTSISAALGMAIARDLKGENFKVVAIIGDGALTGGMALEAINHAGHLPNTNLLVVLNDNEMSISPNVGAIPKYLNRLRLSPGVRFLSSNIGEGIQNIPFVGESLSTELERIKDNIKILTVLQNKVGAVFEELGFTYIGPIDGHNIAELIETFETAHRLTGPVMVHVATTKGKGYPYAEADRVGYHAQNAFDLATGKANKSSKPKPPTYSKVFGETLTQLAEQDSRIIGITAAMATGTGLDILQKRLPKQYIDVGIAEQHAVTLAAGLACEGMKPVAAIYSTFLQRAFDQIVHDVCIQNLHVFFCLDRAGIVGADGPTHQGMYDIAYLRCIPNMVLMAPKDEAELQSMVVTGLNHNGPIAMRYPRGNGIGVATMAEGWEPIPIGKGEVLRHGDDVVLIAYGSMVYPALQTAEILREHGVEATVVNARFAKPLDRELLIPLCEQIKKVVTMEEGCLMGGFGSAVVEMLMDAGVVVPVQRLGVPDILVEHASPQESLADLGLLPDQMAIQILERYFPQLSPKTLVSA from the coding sequence ATGCACCTCCACGAAATTACTCATCCTAACCAGCTCCGATCGTTGTCCGTTTCCCAATTAGAACTGATTGCCCAGGAAATTCGGGACAAGCACCTGAAGACAGTGGCGGCGACAGGGGGACACCTAGGACCTGGTTTGGGTGTAGTGGAACTCACCCTAGCGCTGTACCATACCCTCGACCTCGATCGGGACAAAGTGATCTGGGATGTAGGGCACCAAGCCTATCCCCACAAGTTAGTGACGGGTAGGTATGACCGATTTCACACCCTACGGCAGAAGGGAGGTATTGCGGGCTATCTCAAGCGCTGTGAGAGCAAATTTGACCACTTTGGGGCGGGGCATGCTTCCACCAGTATTTCCGCCGCCTTGGGCATGGCGATCGCGCGGGATTTGAAGGGGGAAAACTTCAAAGTAGTAGCCATCATTGGCGATGGTGCGCTGACAGGGGGCATGGCCTTAGAAGCCATTAATCACGCGGGGCATCTACCCAACACGAATTTGCTCGTAGTACTCAACGACAATGAGATGTCGATTTCCCCGAATGTGGGCGCCATTCCCAAGTATTTGAACCGCCTGCGCCTTAGTCCTGGGGTACGCTTCCTCAGTAGTAATATCGGCGAGGGTATTCAAAACATTCCCTTTGTAGGGGAATCCCTCAGCACGGAATTAGAGAGGATTAAGGACAATATCAAAATTTTGACCGTCCTGCAAAATAAAGTGGGGGCGGTATTTGAAGAATTAGGCTTTACTTACATCGGTCCCATTGATGGACATAACATTGCCGAACTGATTGAAACCTTTGAAACTGCCCACCGCCTCACGGGTCCCGTCATGGTGCATGTGGCAACTACAAAGGGCAAGGGCTACCCCTACGCAGAAGCCGATCGGGTGGGGTATCATGCGCAGAACGCCTTTGACCTAGCGACAGGGAAAGCCAACAAATCCAGCAAGCCCAAGCCCCCCACCTACTCCAAGGTATTTGGGGAAACTCTTACCCAACTGGCAGAACAGGACAGTCGCATCATTGGCATTACAGCGGCGATGGCAACGGGGACAGGCTTAGACATTCTGCAAAAGCGCCTACCCAAGCAATACATCGACGTAGGGATTGCCGAACAGCATGCGGTCACCCTAGCAGCGGGCTTAGCCTGTGAGGGGATGAAACCAGTAGCAGCAATTTACTCTACTTTCCTGCAACGGGCGTTTGACCAGATTGTGCACGATGTCTGTATTCAAAACCTGCATGTCTTCTTCTGTCTCGATCGGGCGGGGATCGTGGGTGCAGACGGACCTACTCACCAGGGGATGTACGATATTGCCTACCTGCGTTGCATTCCCAACATGGTGTTGATGGCACCCAAGGACGAGGCAGAATTGCAGTCCATGGTGGTGACAGGCTTAAACCACAACGGACCGATTGCGATGCGTTATCCCAGGGGCAACGGGATTGGGGTAGCAACGATGGCAGAGGGATGGGAACCAATTCCCATCGGTAAGGGGGAGGTACTCAGGCACGGCGATGATGTGGTACTAATTGCTTACGGTTCCATGGTTTATCCTGCCCTACAGACAGCGGAAATCCTACGGGAGCACGGCGTAGAGGCAACGGTAGTGAATGCGAGGTTTGCCAAGCCCCTCGATCGGGAATTGCTAATACCTCTATGTGAGCAAATTAAGAAAGTCGTGACTATGGAAGAAGGCTGCTTGATGGGGGGCTTTGGTTCGGCAGTAGTGGAAATGTTGATGGATGCAGGGGTTGTCGTACCTGTACAGCGGTTGGGAGTACCTGACATTTTGGTAGAGCACGCCTCACCCCAGGAATCCCTAGCGGATTTAGGATTACTACCCGACCAGATGGCAATCCAGATTCTGGAACGCTATTTCCCCCAATTGTCACCCAAAACTCTGGTTAGTGCATAG
- a CDS encoding shikimate dehydrogenase: MSHSITGKTKILGVIGYPVTYSLSPVMHNRALAHLGLDYVYVALPVPIDRFSVAIQGLFACESVMGFNLTIPHKQEILPHLVEISPIAQTVGAVNTVKRSAEGWIGTNTDVEGFIYPLHNRRLTKAVILGTGGAAKAVIVGCQKLGIKNITVVGRSEDKLQLLQQQFAVNICPWLELSQVIENSDLVVNCTPIGMDNHSPLTDTQIAALAAQTIVYDLIYTPRPTPLLQLAQARGLTTIDGLEMLLYQGALALTYWLEVSPPIAVMAEALGIPYKS; the protein is encoded by the coding sequence ATGAGTCACAGCATTACCGGCAAGACCAAAATTTTAGGCGTGATTGGTTATCCCGTCACCTATAGCCTCTCCCCCGTTATGCACAATCGGGCATTAGCCCATCTTGGCTTAGATTATGTCTATGTGGCACTGCCTGTCCCCATCGATCGGTTTTCTGTGGCGATCCAGGGCTTATTTGCCTGTGAATCAGTTATGGGTTTTAATCTCACCATTCCCCATAAACAGGAGATACTCCCCCACCTCGTAGAAATTAGCCCCATCGCTCAAACTGTAGGGGCAGTGAATACAGTGAAACGATCGGCAGAGGGCTGGATTGGTACTAACACGGATGTAGAGGGCTTTATTTATCCCCTGCACAATAGGCGATTGACAAAGGCTGTGATTTTAGGGACTGGGGGTGCTGCCAAAGCTGTGATTGTTGGCTGTCAGAAATTGGGCATCAAAAATATTACAGTAGTTGGTAGAAGTGAGGATAAATTGCAATTACTGCAACAACAATTTGCTGTTAATATCTGCCCTTGGTTAGAGCTAAGTCAAGTAATAGAAAATTCTGACCTGGTGGTAAACTGCACTCCCATTGGCATGGACAATCATTCCCCCCTCACTGATACCCAAATTGCCGCCCTAGCTGCCCAGACGATCGTTTACGACCTCATCTATACCCCCCGTCCTACCCCCTTACTGCAGTTAGCCCAAGCCAGGGGACTGACAACGATCGATGGGTTAGAAATGTTACTTTACCAGGGAGCCTTGGCGTTGACTTACTGGTTAGAGGTATCTCCTCCCATTGCGGTTATGGCAGAGGCGTTGGGAATCCCATATAAAAGCTAA
- a CDS encoding ferredoxin--NADP(+) reductase, which produces MTETLTHKKDIPVNIYRPNAPFVGKCISNEPLIRPGGIGKTQHIKIDISGSELRYLEGQSIGIIPPGEDKNGKPHKLRLYSIASTRHGDDGDDKTVSLSVRQLEYKHPETGETVYGVCSTFLCNLKPGDEVKITGPVGKEMLLPDDPNATIIMIATGTGIAPFRAFLWRMFKEQHEDYKFNGLAWLFFGVTNDASILYKADLEWLAYKHPKNFRLDLALSREQTTKDGKKMYVQNRMAQYADELWELMQKPTTHVYMCGLKGMEGGIEEFLTETAAKSGVNWSEYCKQMKKEERWHVETY; this is translated from the coding sequence ATGACAGAAACCCTCACCCACAAAAAGGACATCCCCGTCAACATCTATCGCCCCAATGCTCCCTTTGTCGGCAAGTGTATCTCTAATGAACCGCTGATCCGGCCTGGCGGTATCGGCAAAACCCAGCACATCAAGATAGACATCTCTGGCAGTGAACTGCGTTACCTGGAAGGGCAGAGCATTGGGATCATTCCCCCTGGGGAAGACAAGAACGGCAAGCCCCACAAACTGCGCCTTTACTCCATTGCTTCCACACGCCACGGCGACGACGGCGATGATAAGACAGTCTCCCTCAGTGTGCGGCAACTGGAATACAAACATCCCGAAACAGGAGAGACGGTCTACGGGGTTTGTTCTACTTTCCTGTGCAATCTAAAACCAGGAGACGAAGTTAAAATTACTGGACCCGTAGGCAAAGAAATGCTGCTTCCTGATGACCCCAATGCCACAATTATTATGATCGCTACGGGGACAGGCATTGCTCCCTTCCGTGCCTTCCTGTGGCGGATGTTCAAAGAGCAGCATGAAGACTACAAATTCAATGGTCTAGCCTGGCTTTTCTTCGGTGTCACTAACGATGCCTCCATCCTCTACAAAGCCGACCTGGAATGGTTAGCCTACAAACATCCGAAAAACTTCCGTCTTGACCTCGCCCTCAGCCGTGAACAGACCACCAAGGATGGTAAAAAAATGTATGTGCAGAATCGCATGGCACAATATGCCGATGAACTGTGGGAACTGATGCAAAAGCCCACTACCCATGTCTACATGTGTGGTCTGAAAGGCATGGAAGGTGGGATTGAGGAGTTTCTCACCGAAACAGCAGCGAAAAGCGGCGTTAACTGGAGCGAATACTGCAAACAGATGAAAAAAGAAGAGCGCTGGCATGTAGAAACTTACTAA
- a CDS encoding GspE/PulE family protein — METENTPRRRAGRELTLRGGRTPFETKLINGGHATPEQYDQALKLSKEEGTPLIAALESIINNSLPPDVVRYYKTLQLFELRVLHGIETIDPVIEEDKFAAENVSALMEAILPINTCRDCEMLPLARTDTHVLVGMVSPDNFRHRDELLRATNKVGLTPTIRVITKEDFLETLDAVVAYQVAKQRAVATGAEIDEKVLEIQQDIFGDDELEDVADQENDLTKAVGENSAPIIKLVDQILVRALKEGVSDIHIEPQEKYLRVRFRKDGVLREMIPPNEKQLPKSIIPAVISRFKIISNLDIAERRKPQDGKLKRMFQGRRVDFRVNTCPTQHGEKVVLRILDNSNTQLGLDRLITDPETLAKVKDMVSRPYGLILVTGPTGSGKTTTLYSALAEVNDPGINISTAEDPIEYNLPGLAQCQVIREKGMDFASILRAFLRQDPDVILVGETRDYETAKTAIEAALTGHLVLTTLHTNDAPGAVARLEEMGIDPVMVSTALIGVCAQRLMRRVCDVCRIPYKPTQEELDRFGLPSSDLERTFYKANRLSREEIIEAQAKGKKLCPKCGGNGYKGRVGVYEVMKNSEALASAINKGATADALKEIAVKEGMKTLMYYAFDLVRQGYTTLEEVLRVVYTDKGREAEERMRRSKSLECTGCGAILKPEMLECPYCTTPRTF; from the coding sequence ATGGAAACCGAAAATACCCCCAGAAGAAGAGCAGGCAGAGAGCTTACCCTCCGCGGTGGACGTACTCCCTTTGAGACCAAATTGATCAACGGGGGTCACGCTACCCCTGAGCAGTACGACCAGGCACTGAAGCTGAGCAAAGAAGAGGGAACGCCCCTAATTGCTGCATTAGAAAGCATTATCAACAATTCCCTGCCGCCTGATGTGGTGCGTTACTACAAGACCCTCCAGTTATTTGAGCTGCGGGTATTACACGGTATTGAAACGATCGACCCTGTCATAGAGGAAGACAAATTTGCAGCGGAGAATGTGAGTGCCCTGATGGAGGCTATTTTGCCCATCAATACTTGCAGGGACTGTGAGATGTTGCCTCTAGCACGGACAGACACCCATGTATTGGTAGGGATGGTGTCGCCGGACAATTTCCGTCACCGGGACGAACTGCTACGGGCTACTAACAAGGTAGGTTTGACCCCCACCATTAGGGTAATTACTAAGGAAGACTTCCTAGAGACTTTGGATGCTGTCGTTGCCTACCAAGTTGCCAAACAGAGAGCGGTGGCAACGGGTGCCGAAATTGATGAAAAGGTTTTGGAAATCCAGCAGGACATTTTTGGGGACGACGAGCTAGAAGATGTAGCGGATCAGGAGAATGACCTGACCAAAGCGGTAGGGGAAAATTCTGCTCCTATTATCAAACTAGTAGATCAAATCTTGGTGCGTGCCCTGAAGGAGGGTGTGTCAGACATTCACATTGAACCCCAGGAGAAATACCTAAGGGTACGCTTCCGCAAGGATGGTGTGCTACGGGAGATGATTCCGCCCAACGAGAAGCAGTTGCCCAAGAGCATTATTCCAGCGGTAATCTCCCGCTTTAAGATTATTTCTAACTTGGACATTGCGGAGCGCCGTAAACCCCAGGATGGTAAGTTAAAACGGATGTTCCAAGGTAGGCGGGTAGACTTCCGTGTCAACACCTGTCCCACTCAGCACGGGGAAAAAGTTGTACTGCGGATTTTGGATAATTCCAATACCCAGTTGGGTCTCGACCGTTTAATTACCGACCCTGAGACACTGGCGAAGGTGAAGGACATGGTTAGTCGCCCCTATGGCTTGATTTTGGTGACTGGTCCAACGGGTTCGGGTAAGACTACGACTCTGTACTCAGCACTAGCGGAGGTAAATGATCCTGGGATTAACATCAGTACAGCAGAAGACCCTATTGAGTACAACCTGCCGGGTTTAGCACAGTGTCAAGTGATTCGGGAAAAGGGGATGGATTTTGCCTCTATCCTCAGGGCGTTTTTGCGCCAGGACCCCGACGTAATCCTAGTTGGCGAAACACGGGACTATGAAACGGCGAAGACAGCGATCGAGGCAGCCTTGACGGGGCACCTAGTACTAACAACCTTGCACACCAACGATGCACCGGGGGCAGTAGCTCGCCTGGAGGAGATGGGAATTGACCCCGTGATGGTGAGTACGGCTCTGATTGGGGTATGTGCTCAGCGGTTAATGCGACGAGTTTGCGATGTTTGTCGCATTCCCTACAAGCCAACCCAGGAAGAACTCGATCGGTTTGGCTTACCCTCCAGTGATTTGGAGCGCACCTTCTACAAAGCCAATCGTCTGAGCCGAGAAGAGATTATCGAAGCGCAGGCAAAGGGGAAAAAACTCTGTCCTAAGTGTGGCGGTAACGGCTACAAGGGCAGGGTGGGGGTCTATGAGGTGATGAAGAACAGCGAAGCCCTAGCTAGTGCCATCAATAAAGGGGCAACAGCGGATGCCCTCAAGGAGATTGCGGTGAAGGAGGGGATGAAAACGCTTATGTACTATGCCTTTGATCTTGTGCGCCAGGGCTATACTACGTTGGAGGAAGTGCTACGAGTTGTTTACACAGACAAGGGCAGAGAAGCGGAAGAGCGTATGCGGCGCAGTAAGTCCCTAGAGTGTACTGGTTGTGGGGCAATTCTTAAGCCAGAGATGTTAGAGTGTCCCTACTGCACTACACCCCGTACGTTTTAA
- a CDS encoding type IV pilus twitching motility protein PilT, with amino-acid sequence MVLDYIIEDLMEEVIERKGSDLHISAGLPPYIRINGRLTPTDRDPLTPEETQRLIYAMLNNNQRKIFEQNWELDCSYGIKGLARFRVNVYKDRGTVAACLRALSSKIPDIDDLGVAPVVKDLCHLPRGLVLVTGPTGSGKSTTLAAMINSINLDRPEHILTIEDPIEFVYESVKSVIHQRQVGEDTKSFANALRGALREDPDVILVGEMRDLETIQLAVTAAETGHLVFGTLHTSSAAQTVDRIVDVFPPEQQAQIRVQLSNSLKAVLSQTLVPRANPKPGQFGRVMCQEVMIVTPAIANLIREGKTAQIYGMIQTGGKEGMQTLETALVNLYNEGEITFEAALSKTSRPEEIHRLVGPNPPNLKRPKGSYDPKSQEMIRSRSISG; translated from the coding sequence ATGGTTCTGGATTACATTATTGAGGACTTGATGGAGGAAGTAATTGAGCGCAAAGGCTCGGACTTGCACATTTCGGCGGGTTTACCTCCCTATATCCGTATCAATGGTAGATTAACCCCGACGGATAGAGACCCCCTGACCCCAGAGGAGACACAACGGCTGATTTATGCCATGCTCAATAACAACCAGCGCAAGATTTTTGAGCAGAACTGGGAGTTAGACTGCTCCTATGGGATTAAAGGCTTAGCGCGGTTCCGGGTCAACGTTTATAAGGATAGGGGAACAGTAGCGGCTTGTCTACGGGCATTGAGTTCTAAGATTCCCGACATTGACGATTTGGGAGTTGCGCCTGTAGTGAAAGACCTATGCCATCTGCCAAGGGGGTTAGTGTTGGTCACAGGCCCAACAGGTTCAGGTAAAAGTACTACCCTTGCTGCCATGATCAACAGCATTAATCTTGATCGTCCAGAGCATATCCTCACTATTGAAGATCCAATCGAGTTTGTGTATGAGTCGGTCAAGAGCGTGATTCACCAGCGGCAAGTAGGGGAGGATACCAAGAGCTTTGCTAATGCCCTTAGGGGTGCGTTGCGAGAAGACCCCGATGTGATTCTAGTAGGTGAGATGCGGGACTTAGAAACAATTCAGTTAGCAGTGACAGCGGCAGAAACAGGGCACTTAGTGTTTGGTACGTTGCACACCAGCTCCGCTGCGCAGACGGTAGACCGCATTGTGGATGTGTTTCCCCCTGAACAGCAGGCACAGATTCGTGTCCAACTATCTAACTCTTTGAAGGCAGTGCTGAGCCAAACTTTGGTACCCCGTGCTAATCCCAAGCCTGGTCAATTTGGACGAGTTATGTGCCAAGAAGTGATGATTGTCACCCCGGCGATTGCTAACCTCATTCGGGAAGGGAAGACAGCGCAAATCTACGGCATGATTCAGACGGGGGGTAAGGAAGGGATGCAGACCTTAGAAACTGCCTTAGTCAACCTATACAACGAGGGGGAAATCACTTTTGAGGCAGCTCTGTCCAAGACCTCCCGTCCAGAGGAGATTCACCGCTTAGTGGGCCCCAATCCCCCCAACTTGAAACGCCCCAAGGGTTCCTATGATCCCAAGTCCCAAGAAATGATTAGGTCTCGTTCTATTAGTGGCTAG